DNA sequence from the Vicia villosa cultivar HV-30 ecotype Madison, WI linkage group LG3, Vvil1.0, whole genome shotgun sequence genome:
GGAACAGGAGGAGTTGCACAACTTTGCACTAACCATGCCTCTGATAAATAAGGTCCTCTTGCTGCTTTATCTTCCTCACTTTCATCTCTATTTTTCTCTTGCAAACCAGGAATTATGTTAGCTAAACTTGGACTTAATGCTTCTTTCTCAAATGAAAATCCTAAATCTTTGAACCCTTGAACTTCTTCATACTCAAGATCACTTAAGCTTCTCCTTATTGTTTTTTGATTTAGAACCTTTCTCCTCATTTCCATAATACCCTCTTTGTTTAAGCTTTCTACTTCAATGTTTTTGGATGGTCTACATCTTGGTATGCTACAACTCTATCATTACAACAACAAAACATATACAATGAGCTCAATTTCAAAACATTTGTACATATGTTTGGTTCTGcgctaaaaaaaaaattaatatatgaaaaaaaaagaaggtaTAAATGATTAATATAGTACCTTAGAGGTTAACCTTGGTGGCAACTTCTCAATATTGGAAGGTGTTGAAGGTTGTTTTTTGGATCTTCCATTTCTAGGATAAGTTTCTGGAGTCTTTTCCTCTCTCCCTAATGATGGAGGCAAAGAAGGTGTTCTCAACAATTTGCTTTTCCTTCTATTACATTCACTTCTATGATGAAGTCCT
Encoded proteins:
- the LOC131661048 gene encoding uncharacterized protein LOC131661048, which codes for MDPNDNSSCESSFCKDEKVEAMNLLEECWFFENLLNIKPKMLRSHSDPYPSTRLIDSDFLVKDKSAFAQPKKIQRTPSMPPIRVNKEEEDDDKIGSKLVHQPLDPSKQHHCAKMKGLHHRSECNRRKSKLLRTPSLPPSLGREEKTPETYPRNGRSKKQPSTPSNIEKLPPRLTSKSCSIPRCRPSKNIEVESLNKEGIMEMRRKVLNQKTIRRSLSDLEYEEVQGFKDLGFSFEKEALSPSLANIIPGLQEKNRDESEEDKAARGPYLSEAWLVQSCATPPVPNWRDNMSADDMKKHIKFWARAVASTKC